One segment of Rhodopirellula baltica SH 1 DNA contains the following:
- a CDS encoding GNAT family N-acetyltransferase translates to MGMTYFRRYRMEMDLRDWSGSWDAPDMAARGYEWVAFDEGLVREHAAAKFQSFRSEMDADVFPCLGRRDGCLRLMREISSRAAFVPEATWLIRYRDRPGGRPIPVGTIQGLDLDEWGAVQNLGVVPEHRGNGLGRMLMMRSAAGFKSAGLKRMHLEVTTANTHAVRLYERIGFRQAKVVYKACEVAGV, encoded by the coding sequence GTGGGCATGACTTACTTTCGCCGCTATCGCATGGAGATGGACCTGCGCGATTGGAGCGGTTCGTGGGACGCACCCGACATGGCCGCTCGCGGTTACGAATGGGTGGCGTTTGACGAAGGATTGGTGCGTGAACATGCAGCTGCGAAATTTCAATCGTTTCGCAGCGAAATGGACGCGGATGTGTTTCCGTGTTTAGGCCGTCGTGATGGTTGTCTGCGTTTGATGCGAGAGATCAGCAGTCGTGCGGCGTTTGTGCCAGAGGCGACTTGGTTGATTCGCTATCGCGATCGACCGGGCGGACGTCCCATTCCCGTCGGCACGATCCAAGGTTTGGATCTCGATGAGTGGGGCGCGGTTCAGAATTTGGGCGTCGTCCCAGAACACCGCGGCAACGGACTCGGTCGAATGCTGATGATGCGATCGGCAGCGGGATTCAAATCCGCGGGATTGAAGCGGATGCATCTGGAAGTCACCACCGCGAATACGCACGCGGTTCGGCTATATGAGCGAATCGGATTCCGTCAGGCGAAGGTGGTCTACAAGGCTTGCGAAGTAGCCGGTGTGTGA